The nucleotide window TCGCAAGGCGGGGGAAGCAAGGATACATGGGTGCTCTATGGAGATGAATAGGCCATGTTAAGCCGAACGGCAGAATCGTTTTTCTGGATCGGGCGCTCGGTGGAGCGGGCGGAATATACGGCCAGGTTCGTGGATGTGCATTTTCATTTGCTGACGGAGATTGCGACCCAGGAAGACCAGGCCAATATTTGGACTCGATATTTGGAAGACACCGGTGAACTGGAAGCCTATACCAAAATTTTTGGGGCAGTTCAGACCAGACCGGTTATGGAATTTGTCACGCTCTGCCGGGACAATCCGAATTCGCTGACGAATCTTATTGCGGCGGCCAGAAACAGCGCCCGCGGGATCCAGGACCAGTTGTCCAGTGAAGTCTGGCATTTCATGAATGATTTTTATCTCAGCCTCAAGGGAAAGACCGAATTTGATCTGTGGTCGGATACACACGATTTGCTCAGATATGTGCGGAATACCTGCTACACGTTGGACGGGGTTGTCGGCAGCACGATGGTCCACGACGAGGGATGGAATTTTTACCGGTTGGGACTGAATATTGAGCGGGGTGGACGGACCGCTCGACTCATTGATATTCCTGTCCTCAGTGATCCTACGACGGAACCCAGGAGAATTTCCGAATACCATCAGTGTTTGGCCGCGTTGAAATCGGCCAGTGCCTTCGAGGCCTATCGGAAATTTTATTCCACACAGTTGGTGCCGAAACGAATCGTGGAATTTCTCCTTTTTCATGGTAAATTTCCTCGATCGGTCCGGTATACGACGGCGCAAATCAGTAAAGTCGTGGAACGGTTGGCGGGAAGTAGTCGAAGGGCTGAAACCCGTCAGGCGATCAGATTAAGTGGGGCCTTGGCGGCGGATCTGGAATTCGGCAGTCTGCAAGAGGTCTATTCCACAGGCTTA belongs to Nitrospiraceae bacterium and includes:
- a CDS encoding alpha-E domain-containing protein, which gives rise to MLSRTAESFFWIGRSVERAEYTARFVDVHFHLLTEIATQEDQANIWTRYLEDTGELEAYTKIFGAVQTRPVMEFVTLCRDNPNSLTNLIAAARNSARGIQDQLSSEVWHFMNDFYLSLKGKTEFDLWSDTHDLLRYVRNTCYTLDGVVGSTMVHDEGWNFYRLGLNIERGGRTARLIDIPVLSDPTTEPRRISEYHQCLAALKSASAFEAYRKFYSTQLVPKRIVEFLLFHGKFPRSVRYTTAQISKVVERLAGSSRRAETRQAIRLSGALAADLEFGSLQEVYSTGLSHFLTQVLEHFDQLSNLIALAFFRTSGYSTASQSQTQSQTV